In the genome of Phycisphaerales bacterium, one region contains:
- a CDS encoding putative DNA binding domain-containing protein, whose protein sequence is MTVTLQQLQQWLTSRENEHLEFKEAKSNFHFDKLVKYCAALANEGGGSIVLGVTDKRPRKVVGSRVFTELERTKAGLIERLRLRIDGYEIAHPDGRVVVFTAPSRPIGVPISVEGAYWMRAGEDLAPMTPDMLRRIFDEAGPDYSAEVCRGATLADLEPAAITAFRTRWARHSGNKSITKRPVETLLQDAELILPAGITYAALILLGTRAALGRFLAQAEVIFEYRAKARPGPANQREEFRQGFFFFYDRVWELVNLRNDTQHFQERLVMHPVPTFSEIAVREALLNAVSHRDYRHAGSVFVRQYPRRIEIVSPGGFPPGITADNILDQQLPRNRRIAETFARCGLVERSGQGADRIVEECVRHGKRLPDYSRSDDNQVWLTLDGEIRDEKFLKYLERVGEETLDTLDPHDFLVLSSVAEGKRLSTELQQHVPSLIEKGLLERIGRGKPILARKLYQPEGESAVAARNRESVRDQTKARLMRHITSNRKTGSSLRELMAVVPDLTRNQVQDLLKELRREGKSHPVGATRSARWYPGGETEIAGGRR, encoded by the coding sequence ATGACCGTCACCCTCCAGCAATTGCAGCAGTGGCTCACGAGCCGTGAGAACGAGCACCTTGAGTTCAAGGAGGCCAAGAGCAACTTCCACTTCGACAAGCTCGTCAAATACTGCGCCGCGCTCGCCAACGAAGGCGGCGGCTCCATCGTGCTGGGCGTGACGGACAAACGCCCCCGCAAGGTCGTGGGAAGCCGCGTCTTCACGGAACTGGAACGAACCAAGGCCGGGTTGATCGAACGGCTCCGGCTTCGCATCGATGGCTACGAGATCGCGCACCCTGACGGCCGCGTCGTGGTCTTCACCGCGCCATCGCGCCCCATTGGCGTACCGATTTCCGTCGAGGGCGCGTATTGGATGCGGGCCGGCGAAGACCTTGCCCCGATGACGCCGGACATGCTCCGCCGCATCTTCGACGAGGCCGGCCCGGATTACTCGGCCGAGGTCTGCCGCGGCGCGACGCTCGCCGACCTCGAGCCTGCCGCGATAACGGCATTCCGCACCCGCTGGGCCAGGCATTCCGGCAACAAATCGATCACCAAGCGGCCCGTGGAGACGCTGTTGCAGGACGCCGAACTCATTCTGCCTGCCGGCATCACCTACGCGGCGCTCATTCTGCTCGGCACGCGCGCCGCACTCGGCCGCTTTCTCGCGCAGGCCGAGGTCATATTCGAGTACCGGGCGAAGGCTCGCCCCGGCCCTGCGAATCAGCGCGAGGAATTCCGCCAGGGGTTCTTCTTCTTCTACGACCGGGTGTGGGAGCTGGTGAACCTGCGAAATGACACGCAGCATTTCCAGGAGCGCCTCGTGATGCACCCCGTGCCGACGTTCAGCGAGATCGCGGTGCGCGAGGCGCTGCTGAATGCCGTCAGCCACCGCGACTACCGCCACGCCGGATCGGTCTTCGTCCGCCAGTATCCTCGCCGCATCGAGATCGTCAGCCCCGGCGGCTTCCCACCCGGCATCACAGCGGACAACATCCTCGACCAGCAGTTGCCTCGTAACCGTCGCATCGCCGAAACCTTTGCCCGCTGCGGTCTGGTCGAGCGCTCCGGCCAGGGCGCCGACCGGATCGTCGAAGAATGCGTCCGCCACGGCAAGCGTCTGCCGGACTACTCCCGCTCCGACGACAATCAGGTCTGGCTCACCCTCGACGGCGAGATTCGGGACGAGAAGTTCCTGAAGTACCTGGAGCGCGTCGGCGAGGAGACGCTCGATACCCTCGATCCGCACGACTTCCTGGTCCTGTCGTCCGTTGCGGAGGGCAAACGCCTCTCGACCGAACTTCAGCAGCACGTGCCGTCCCTGATCGAGAAGGGTCTCCTCGAACGCATCGGTCGCGGGAAGCCGATCCTCGCGCGCAAGCTCTACCAGCCCGAAGGCGAGTCTGCCGTCGCCGCCCGCAATCGGGAGTCGGTCCGCGACCAGACCAAGGCTCGGCTCATGCGGCACATCACGTCGAACCGGAAGACCGGCAGTTCGCTCAGGGAGTTGATGGCTGTCGTCCCCGATCTGACCCGCAATCAGGTCCAGGACCTGCTGAAGGAGCTGCGCCGAGAGGGCAAGTCGCACCCCGTCGGGGCCACCAGGTCGGCCCGCTGGTATCC